The following nucleotide sequence is from Microbacterium arborescens.
CAGCGTCGCCGAATCACACGGAGCCGTGTCAGGGCACCCCTGCCCGGTAGCTGCTGCGTAAGCGCGCGCTGTCGGAGCGTTCCAGGTGACCAGAGACTGCTCCTTCTCGAGCAGCACCAGGATGACCTTCTGGCTGATGCCGCACGAGCGGGCGACGCGATCGATGATCGTCGACGCGCTCTCGTTGCCGCGACCCTCGTACCCGTTGCAGTAGCGGTCGGACGGGCGGTTGTCGGTGTTCTGCCGGTAGTCCTTCAGACACGTGAAACCCGAGGCGCACGACCGCACCTGACGCTCCATGAATGCCTGGATCTCGGGCGATCCCATCGCATTCGAGTCGTAGAAGGCGGCGTCGCTGATGATGTTGCCGGGGTTGAAGTCCGATCCCGATGCGGCCGCGGCAGCCGGAGCCGGAGCGATCGACGACGACAACGCCACCGGCGCCGCGACGAGCAGCGCGATAGCGCACACCCATGCGGCGAGGACCGCGACGGACGAGCGGATGCTGCGACGCGCGCTCACTGGCTCGACTCGACGCTCGAGTCGGCGGAACGCGCCCGCGTCGACGAGGACTCGTACCGCACATCGAACCGCGTTGCCGCGGAGTCGGACGCGACGTCGGCCGACATGAGGCCGCAGTACGTCACACCGTTACCGGCCGTGCTGGTGATGGTGGCCACCCCGACGCCGTCGACGCGGAGCGTGCAGGTGCCGTCATCCTCGCTGACGCCCGGGACCATCGCCGTCACCTCGAGGGTCGCACCCCGCTGCTCGGCGGTGATGATGAGGACCTCACCGTTGTAGGGGGTGTCCACTTCGACCGTTTCCGTCGGAACCGGCACGTCGGGGGTCGCGGCGTCGTCCGGAGTCGGCGTCGGTGTCGGCTCGGGAGTCGGGCTCTCAAGGGTCGCCGTCGGAGTCGGAGTCATCGCGCCACCCACGGGGGTGGCGCAAGCGCTCAAGGCCAGCATCCCGACAACGAGGCCGCCGAAGAGGCGGAAGCTCGTCGCGGTCACCGAGGTCGTGGTTCTGCGCGCACGGGGAGAGGTCACGCTTTTATTGTGCGGCCAGCGCCGCGTTCACACAGCATCCACGCCGATTCGTCATCCGTCCGTTACGGCGGCGCTCAGCGCGACATCCGGCGGCGCAGGCGACGTAGCCGCGACCAGATCGGCTGGTGCGCATCGATCTCGGCTCGGATGACAGCCCGCTGATCTCGCTGTTCGCGCCGCAACGACTCGACCTCGCTCCGCAGCTCCGCGACGATGCGACGTTCCATGGCTCCCAGGTAGAGCGGCAGGCCGGCACCGTTCTCCGCCACCCAGGAGCGGAGCTCACGGTCGCGCACGATCATGTCGTCACGGTCGTGGAGATGCTCCAACGCGAACATACTGTTCCCCTCGGCACCCGACGCCCCCGGACGCTGAGTCCAGAAGGCCAGCGGCTCTCCCCCGATGAAGCCGAGCGTCCCCACAGCAAGGACGCGGAGGTAGAACTCCCAGTCCTCGACGGCTTCGAGCGACTCGTCGTAGGGACCGACCTGTTCGTGAAGCGCGCGACGGTAGAGCAACGAGATGGGGACAGCGCGGTTGACCTCGAGCAGATCGATGAAGCGCAGCGCCGTCAGATCGGCCCAGAACGGCACGCGTCCCGTCTCGACCCACCGCCCCGCGCGCTTCTGCTCGTAGACGATCGCGGTCGCGACGCCGACCCCGGAGTCGTTCGGGTGGTCGTCGAGAAAAGCGACGGTGCGCTCGAGGAACTCCGGAGCCCAGAGGTCGTCATCGTCGTGGATGACGACGAACTCGGTGTCGAGAGCCTCCACGCCGGTGTTCGCCGCGGCGCATCGGCCGCCCGGGGCCCGCGAGTCGAGGACCGTCACGGTGTCGACGGCGGCGGACGCCGACACCACGGCGTCGACGGCGGTCCGGTCGCTGCCGTCGTTGACCACGACGATCCGTCGGTCGCCGAAGGTCTGGGCGGCGACGTCGGCGAGGGCCCGAGCGAGGAACTCGGGCCGGTCGGCCGTGCGGATGACGACTCCTACGCGTGCGGGCATGTGTCCACCCTAGGAGGGAAGATCTACCGACAGCTCACAGCTCGGCGTGGAGCGCCCACACGCGCTCTGCGTGATCGCGCCACGAGAACGCTCGGCCGCGGTCGCCGGCGCGCACAGCCCACCGGTGCAGCTCGTCCGGCGACGACAACACCTCTCCCGCAGCATCCCGCAGCTCGTCGAACGGCGCGACGCGCGCGCCGTCGAGCAGCACCTCGTGATGCACGGGTGAGTCGCACGCGACGACGGGAACGCCCAGCACCATCGCCTCGACCGCGCGCCAGGGGAACCCCGACCCGTCGGAGAGCGCGATCAGCAGCACGGCCGCGTCGAGGACGGCAGCTCGGTCGGCGGCATCGAGCCGGCCGGGAACGATGACGCGGTCGCGGTCGATCCCGGCCCCGGCGATCGCGCTCGCCACTTCGGCCGGCTCGTCGAACACGACGACGCTGGAGGTCTGCTCCCCCGCGATCGAGGCCAGCACGGCGCGCAGCTGCTCCTCGGTGCCGCCGGCGACGACGGCCACACGATCGGGCACGCCCAGCTCGCGCCGCCGCCCGACCGCGTCGGTCGGGACGCGGAAGTCCCCGGGCGCGGCGCCGGGGATGACCCGGATCCGGCCACTGAGCTTGGGCGCGATCTCGGCGAGACGGTGCGCGGTGGCGTGCGCGGGGACCACGACGGCATCCGCATGCTTCTCAGCGCGCTTGAGCAGCGCTCGATGGGCGAGCAGCGTCGCCCGGGGGAACAGTGCGGGCGTGTCCCAGACGGCGAGGTCCCAGACGGTGACCACGGTCTGCTCGTTGTCGTGCGCTCGATCGTGCTTGACGAGCGGGGCCAGCAACGTGGGGGCGTGTAAGAGACCGCCCGCGACGCCTCCCGAGATGCCCATCGGCCACGAGGCCAGCAGGCCCGTTCGAGGGAACGGCGCCCGGATGGTCTGGGCGACACCGCTGAGCGCGGAGGCGGCATCCACGGCATCCGACGGGACGACGGCGGCTACCTCGCATCGCGCCGGCGCGGTCTCGATGAGCGCGCGCGCCACCTCGAGGGATGCCTCGGCGGAGTCGGCGTCGACGACGTCGGTCAGTTGGTCGAGGACGACACGGAGGACGGTGGCCATCGCTCAGCCCTCCGGCGCCGGGGTCGGGGTCTGCGGGTGGAGCGCATCCTGCACCATCTGCCGGACGAGAGCCCAATCGGGGTCGGCCTCCTCGATGCCGTTCTCGGGAGTCAGCTCGATCGTGGTGACCGGCTGCTCCTTGGCCTTCATCGCGATGTCGGCGAGGAACGGCAGGAGGTCGGCGGGGATGTCGGTCTGCACGAGTACCTGCCCGGCGTCGGCGATCTCGGTGAACCGATCGAGCACGTTCTGCGGCGTCATCTGGGCGAGGATCGCCTGCTGCAGCTCGCGCTGGCGGCGCATCCGGTCGAAGTCGCTCGTCGTGTAGCGCGAGCGGGCGTACCACTGGGCGGTGTCGCCGTCCATGTGCTGCTGTCCGGCCTCGATCCACCCCTCGGCCCAGTCCTCGGCGCTCTGGCCCTCGTAGCGCGGGCCGCCGCCCTTGGGCAGGCGCTCGACGACGTTGATGTCGACACCGCCGAGGGCATCGACGAGGTCGGCGAAGCCCTTCATGTCGATGAAGACGTAGTACGGGATGGTGATGCCCAGGATTCCCTCGACGGCGTCCTTGGTCGCCTCGACGCCCGGCGACGACCCGTCGCCTCGGGCGTCGGGGTACATCGCGTCGCCATCGCGACAGATCTCGACCTCGGTCTGCAGCTGGTTGATGCCGCTGCTCCACCCGCAGTTCGGATCGACACGGCCCTCGTGGACGTCGGGGTATAGGTCGTGCATCGGTCCCGGCGCGAACGGGAAATGCCCCATGTCGCGCGGCACACCGGTGATCGTCGTCGCCCCCGTCTCGGCGTTGACCGAGACGACGGAGATCGAGTCGAACCGCATCGAGTCGCGCCCCTCACCGCTGTCGGCGCCGAGCAGGAGGACGTTGTAGTACCCGTCCGACGGCGGAACGCTGGGTCCGCTCGCCCCGAAGACGGTGCTGAGGGTCTCGCGCACCGAGTTGACCCGGTCGAAGGTCCAGGCTGCCGCGGACGTCGATGCGACGGCGAGGAGGATCGCGAGGAGCGGCACGCCGATGCGGGCGACCGTGCCGGCGCGGACGAGCTTCACCAGGCGCAGCGTGTCGATGGTGAGCACGATCCACAGCACCGCATAGAACGCGATGACCGCCTGGACGATCAGGAGGACGAACCAGTTGGTCGCCAGCGACAGCAGGAGGGGGCGCCAGAGCAGCCCGGTCAGCACGGTCAGCAGTGCGAGGACCCACATGGTGATCGTGGCCGCGAGACCGAAACGCCCGAGGCGCCGGTTGCCCGCGAGTACCTGGGCCGACCCGGGCAGCACGAAGTTGAGCACGACGAGCCACCAGCCGCGTCGTCCCATCACCTCGGGCGACGACGTATCGGGATGCCGGAGGGGACGCTCCTCGATCAGGCTCGAGGAACGCGGCCGGGCGGAGCTTCGCGGCGGTGCGCCGACGCTCACAGGGATTCCTTCAGGCGGCGGTTCTTCTCTTCGACCTGCTGCTCGAGCCCGCGCGCGTACTCCTCGAGCCGGTCGGCGAGCGCCGGATCAGCGGCCCCGATGATGCGCGCGGCGAGGAGGCCGGCGTTCTTCGCTCCGTTGATCGAGACGGTGGCGACGGGGATGCCGCCGGGCATCTGCACGATGCTCAACAGGGAGTCGAGCCCGTCGAGGGTTGCGAGCTGGACGGGAACCCCCACGACAGGGAGGGGCGTCAGCGATGCGAGCATGCCCGGGAGGTGCGCTGCTCCTCCGGCTCCCGCGATGATGACGCGCAGCCCGCGCCCGCGTGCCTCACGGCCGTAACGCAGCAGCTTGTCGGGCGTGCGGTGGGCCGAGACGACCTCGACCTCGTGCGCGATGCCCAGGTCGGTCAGTGCCTGCGATGCGTCGCTCATGACGCGCCAATCGGAGTCCGAACCCATGACGACTCCGACCAGCGGAGCGTCCGACGAATGCAGCGGCGAGGATGTCACCGACCCAGGTTAGGCGGGCCACCTGAGGAATCCCCGGAGCGGCGCGGTACCCGGTGATGCTCAGTCGTCGAAGTGCGCGGCCACCACGCGGGCGTCGCCCACGACGGCGTCGAGGTCGTCGCCCGAGAGGTTCACGTGACCGACCTTGCGTCCCGGCCGCGGCGCCTTGCCGTACGTGTGCACCTTCGCGCCCGGGTGGGCCTCGAGAGCGGCGGGGATGCGCGCGGCGAGCGAGTCGGAGACGGGGCCGCCCAGGATGTTGATCATGACCGACCACGGCGCGCGCGGCGACGTGTCGCCGAGCGGAAGGTCGAGCACTGCGCGCAGGTGCTGCTCGAACTGTCCGGTCACGGCGCCGTCCTGGCTCCAGTGACCGCTGTTGTGCGGCCGCATCGCGAGCTCGTTGACGAGCAGACGGTCGTCTGCCGTCTCGAAGAGCTCGACGGCGAGCATGCCCGTCACACCCAGCCCCTCCGCGATCGAGACGCCGATGCTCTCGGCGACCTCGACCAGGCGCCGGCCCGCCCGCGGCGCCGGAGCGATGACCTCGGCGCACACGCCGTCGCGCTGCACGGTCTCCACCACGGGGTACGAACGCCACGCCCCCGAGGGCCGGCGTGCGACCTGCTGAGCGAGCTCGCGCGTGAACTCCACGAGCTCTTCGACGAGGAGCTGTCCGCCGGGTTCGAGCGCGTCGAGCCAGTCGGCCGCCTCCTCGGCGGCGCGCACGACGCGCACGCCTTTGCCGTCGTAACCGCCGCGCGGGGTCTTCACGACAGCACGCCCGCCGTTGTCGTCGAGGAACGCCTGCAGACCGGCGGCATCCGAGATCGCGGCCCACTCGGGCTGCGGCATGTCGAGCTCGGCGAGGCGAGCGCGCATACGCAGCTTGTCCTGCGCGTAGAAGAGCGCGTCGGGGCCGGGGTGCACGGCCACGCCCTCGTCGACGAGGGCACGCAGAACGTCCTGCGGCACGTGCTCGTGGTCGAAGGTGATGACGTCGACGTCGCGGGCGAATGACCGGACCGTCTCGAGGTCGCGATAGTCACCCGTCGACGTCGCCGCGATGGCGGCGGACATCCCGGGCTCCTCGGCCAGCACCCGCACGTCGATTCCCAGCTCGACGGCCGGCGCGATCATCATGCGGGCCAGCTGTCCTCCGCCGACGATTCCTACTCGCAACGACATGGCGCCTCCTCCGGTTTCGGATCCATCATCGCGCACAGCGGGCCACGCGACCGCACGTGCGATCGGACTCGGACGGGCTCAGGATTCGGAACCGATGACCGGCATGCTGTGCGAGTCGCGATGCGCGAGGATCTGGCTGACCTCGACCTGGTCCGCGAGCACCTCGTGGACGAGCGCGACAGCCGGGATGCTGCGCAGCCGCATCGAGGGGTCGACGCCGTTCGAGAGCGTCAGGGTTCCCGTGCCGTTCAGTCGCTGCAGCGGGCCGCGCGACTCATCGATGCCGTAGCCGCGGATGTGGCTGAGCTCGGACCGGCGACGCACGATGAGTCCCGAGGTCTCGATGACCCGGCGCGTCGTGATCGTGTACGAATGCGCGAGCCAGCGCAGGAACGGCAGCACGACGAGCAGCACGACCACCAGCCCCGCGGCCGACCAGAGCATGACATCCGTGAACGGCGCGGGGAGGTTGTCGGTGAAGTACCCCGTGACACCCGCGACGACGATGAGCAGAAGCGCAGGCCACAACAGCGGCCCGGCGTGCGGGCGCAGCCGGGCGACGCGCAGCTCGGGCGCGGCGGCACCGAGCGCGGGCGCGACGGGTCGGCCGAACGAGGCTGCGGGCTGTGTCACAGCACCATCATGACCCGCCGGTACGACAACGCGACGACGGCACGCCCGGATGCCGCGAGGCCTCAGCCGACTCCGCGGACGTGAACGACGTCACCGGCGCCGACGACGCTTTCGACCGACCCTGTCCGCACGACCAGACGCCCATCCTCGTCGAGGCGCTCCGCCGTTCCCGTCAACGTCTCGCCGCCGGGCAGCGAGACGACGACGTCCTCGCCGATCGTGACGCACGCCGCCGCGACGCGCTCGCGCAGCGCGTCGTCTGCGCCCGACACCGCGAGGTGGGCGATGTGGTCGCGCAGACCGGAGAGGAAGTCCGCCAGCAGCCGATCCTCGTCGGCCGAGGCACCCAGCGCGGTGAACGACGTCGCGGTCGCGACCGGCAGATCGACCTCGGCCATGGTCGTGTTGACTCCGGCACCGAGGATCACGTCCCCCGCCTCACCCGGGAGGACTTCGGCGAGGATGCCGCTGATCTTCCGGCCGTCGACCAGCACGTCGTTCGGCCATTTGACGCCCACGCGCCGACCGTGCAGCTGGGCGGCGACCGCGTCGCTCATCGCGAGACCGGCGACGAGCGGGATCCAGCCGCGCAAGCGGACCGGCACGGCCCCGACGCGCAGCAGCACCGAGATCGCGAGGGCGGTGCCGGCCGGAGCGGTCCAGCTGCGATCGAGCCGGCCCCTCCCGGCGCGCTGGTCGGTCGTCACGACGACGGAGAGATGCGGGTGGGCATCGGGATCGGCCTCGACGTCGCGACGGAAGTGGGCGTTGGTCGAATCGGTGTGCTCCACGACGTGCAGGCGGGGCGATACCGCGGCCGCACGGGGATAGCCGTTCTCGGGGATCGTCATGGCGTCACCCTACGATGCCGGATCGGCGCGAGGCGAGGGGTTGCGTCCGAGGGTTTCCACAGGTGATCACCGCCGTCGTTGTGGGCGTGCTCCAACGGCTGCGGGGCAGCGCTGGATAGGGTGGAACGCGTGACCGACCAGCCCGACCTGTCCACGACCGCCGGCAAGATCGCCGACCTCCGCGCGCGCTACCAGTCGGCCGTCGTCGACGCCGAGAACACGGCACGCGAGAAGCAGCACAAGAAGGGCAAGCTCACCGCGCGCGAGCGTATCGAGATGCTCGTCGATCCGGGGTCGTTCGTCGAGCTCGACGAGTACGTGCGGCATCGCACCACCGCGTTCGGCATGGACCGCTCCCGCCCGTACGGCGATTCCGTCGTCTCCGGGGTGGGCACGATCCACGGACGCACGGTCGCGGTCTACTCGCAGGACTTCACCACGTTCGGCGGCTCGCTCGGCGAGTCGGCAGGCGAGAAGATCATCAAGGTCATGGAGCTCGCCCTCCGCGGCGGGATGCCGATCATCGGCATCCTCGACTCCGGCGGCGCCCGCATCCAGGAGGGCGTCGTGGCGCTCGGCAAGTACGGCGAGATCTTCCGCCTGAACACCGCCGCATCCGGCGTCATCCCGCAGATCTCGCTCATCATGGGCCCGGCCGCCGGCGGCGCGGTGTACTCCCCCGCCCTCACCGACTTCGTGATCATGGTCGACAAGACGAGCCAGATGTTCGTCACCGGCCCCGATGTCATCAAGACGGTGACGGGCGAGGACGTCGGCATGGAGGAGCTCGGTGGCGCCCACACCCACAACACGCGTTCGGGTGTCGCGCACTACCTCGCCGAGGACGAGGACGACGCGATCGACTACGCGCGCTCGCTCCTGAGCTTCCTGCCCGACAACAACATGTCGGACGCCCCGGTCTACGAGACCGGTTTCGAGTGGGAGACCACCGACGACGACCGCACCCTGAACACCGTCATCCCCGACTCCCCGAACCAGCCCTACGACATCCACCAGGTGATCGCCGGCATCGTCGACGAGGGCGACTTCCTCGAGGTGCAGCCGCTGTTCGCGCCGAACATCGTCGTCGGCTTCGGCCGGGTGGAAGGCCGCACCGTCGGCATCATCGCCAACCAGCCCTCGCAGATGGCGGGCACGCTGAACATCGACGCCGGCGAGAAGGCGAGCCGGTTCGTGCGCTTCTGCGACGCCTTCTCGGTGCCGATCGTCACTCTCGTCGACGTCCCGGGCTACCTCCCCGGCACCGACCAGGAGTGGACCGGCGTCATCCGCCGCGGCGCCAAGCTGCTCTATGCCTACGCCGAGGCGACGGTCCCCCTCGTCACGGTGATCTTGCGCAAGGCCTACGGCGGCGCGTACATCGTGATGGGGTCGAAGCAGCTGGGCGCCGACGTCAACGTGGCCTGGCCCACGGCGGAGATCGCCGTGATGGGCGGGCAGGGTGCGGTGAACATCCTCTACCGCGGTGAGATCAAGCGCGCCGAAGAGGCGGGCGAGGATGTCGCCGCCGTCCGATCGCGCCTGGCATCCGAGTACACCTACAACGTGGCTTCCCCGTTCCTCGCAGCCGAACGCGGCGAGCTCGACGGCATCATCGAGCCCGCGCAGACCCGCGTGTACATCGCCAAGTCGCTGCGCGCGCTGCGCGGCAAGCGGGCCGAGCTGCCCGCGAAGAAGCACGGGAACATCCCGCTGTGACCGGGCCGGATGACGCTCGTGACGAGGCGGCGCGCGAGGAGCGGCCCCTCCGCATCGACGTGCGCCGCGGCAACCCGACGCCCGAAGAGCTCGCCGCGCTCATCGCCGTCGTGAGCGAGTCGTACGCCCAGGAGGCGGCCGAGGCCGTCGCCCCGGAGCCGACGCCCGAATCGGCGTGGCGTCGCTCGGCGCGCGCGCTGCGGACCCCGCTGCGCCGCGGTTTCGGCTGGGGCAGGTTCACCGGCTGACGGCTCGCTCGGGGCGGTTCGCTCCCGAGCGATTTTGTCCCCCGAAATACCTACAGACAGATCTGGCACATTGCCACAGACTGGATCTGCTGGAACGCTACTGCGTTCGGTCACCTGAGCCTCGTGCCGGTGACTGCTGCGAGTCGGTTTTCGGGTAACCACTCGCATGGCGAGGGGCGGGCGGCTTCGCCGCCCCTCGCCCCCAGCACCCCGTCGGCATCAGAGGCGCGGGCGAGGCCGCGCGATCTCGCGCCAGAGGTCGACCGTCTCGTCGGAACCGTCGTCGTGACGTGATCGGCCGACCACCGTGACCGCCGTATCGGGATGCGTCGACGTGCGGATGTAGAGGCGCTCCGACCGCACGCCGTCGAGCACGTCGGCGAGCTCGGCTCGAATGGCGGCGAGTTCGCGTTCATCGAGCCCATCGAGCCCGCCCTCGTCGAGGAAGGTGACGTGAGAGCCCGAGCGTCGGACGTCCTCGAGGACGCGTCTCACCGCATCGTCCAGCAGGCGGGGCCCGCGCAGCTCATCACGCAAACGTCCCTCGGCGAGCCGGGCTTGGAGCCGTTCGTCATCGTCGAGGTCGCCATCGGCTTTGATGGTCCGCGAGAGCACCGGGCCCGCGACGGCGAGCGCTCGCTGGACGCGAACGCGTCTCTCCCGCCGGCGCCCTTCCTGCGTCGCGAGCCACTCGGACGCCTCGCGTTGAAGGGCCGTCAGTTGCGCGGTCTCGACGGCGGCTCGGTCGATCAGCAGCACGATGATCTGCGCACCGCCCACCCAGAGGGCGGAACCGACGGCGCCGAGCGACAGAGTCGGCTCGGGACCGATCCAGATGACCGACTGCAGGAACAGCATCGCGATCCCCGACCAGGCCACGATCGACCGCCGCCGGACGACGAGGATCGCCATCAGCGCCCCGAGACCGCCGAGGCTCCAGGTTGCGAAGGGCTGCAGCCGCCCGGCCTCGCCTGCGGCCCACCACGTGGCGGACGGGATCACGATCGTCACGGCGAAGGCGAGCAGCGCGATCCACAGGGGCAGCGGCGCCGGGCGGCTCATCCCCGCCGTCACCGCGCTCAACGCCGGGACGTCGGCGGCGGGCCGCGACGGAACGCCCATCGGCCGCGCGGGCCAGAAGATGCACAGCCCGGTGACGGCGAGGTACACCACGAGGTTGAGGACCAGCACGACCGGCACGTCGACGGGGCGGGTCCAGAACATGCCGCCCACCGCGAGATACGCGGTGAACGCGACGCCGAGCGCTGAGAGCACCCAACGGACCGAACGGTTCATGGGCGCTCCCGCCAGCTGATCGACACGGTCGTTCCGGTCGCGCCGGATTCGACCGTGGCCACTCCTGCCACCGCGGCGACGCGCGCGATGATCGACGCGCGGATGCCGAGGCGGTCTTCGGCGACGCGAGACGCCTCGAAACCGGG
It contains:
- a CDS encoding LCP family protein translates to MSVGAPPRSSARPRSSSLIEERPLRHPDTSSPEVMGRRGWWLVVLNFVLPGSAQVLAGNRRLGRFGLAATITMWVLALLTVLTGLLWRPLLLSLATNWFVLLIVQAVIAFYAVLWIVLTIDTLRLVKLVRAGTVARIGVPLLAILLAVASTSAAAWTFDRVNSVRETLSTVFGASGPSVPPSDGYYNVLLLGADSGEGRDSMRFDSISVVSVNAETGATTITGVPRDMGHFPFAPGPMHDLYPDVHEGRVDPNCGWSSGINQLQTEVEICRDGDAMYPDARGDGSSPGVEATKDAVEGILGITIPYYVFIDMKGFADLVDALGGVDINVVERLPKGGGPRYEGQSAEDWAEGWIEAGQQHMDGDTAQWYARSRYTTSDFDRMRRQRELQQAILAQMTPQNVLDRFTEIADAGQVLVQTDIPADLLPFLADIAMKAKEQPVTTIELTPENGIEEADPDWALVRQMVQDALHPQTPTPAPEG
- a CDS encoding glycosyltransferase codes for the protein MATVLRVVLDQLTDVVDADSAEASLEVARALIETAPARCEVAAVVPSDAVDAASALSGVAQTIRAPFPRTGLLASWPMGISGGVAGGLLHAPTLLAPLVKHDRAHDNEQTVVTVWDLAVWDTPALFPRATLLAHRALLKRAEKHADAVVVPAHATAHRLAEIAPKLSGRIRVIPGAAPGDFRVPTDAVGRRRELGVPDRVAVVAGGTEEQLRAVLASIAGEQTSSVVVFDEPAEVASAIAGAGIDRDRVIVPGRLDAADRAAVLDAAVLLIALSDGSGFPWRAVEAMVLGVPVVACDSPVHHEVLLDGARVAPFDELRDAAGEVLSSPDELHRWAVRAGDRGRAFSWRDHAERVWALHAEL
- the purE gene encoding 5-(carboxyamino)imidazole ribonucleotide mutase, whose product is MGSDSDWRVMSDASQALTDLGIAHEVEVVSAHRTPDKLLRYGREARGRGLRVIIAGAGGAAHLPGMLASLTPLPVVGVPVQLATLDGLDSLLSIVQMPGGIPVATVSINGAKNAGLLAARIIGAADPALADRLEEYARGLEQQVEEKNRRLKESL
- a CDS encoding acyl-CoA carboxylase subunit beta, which codes for MTDQPDLSTTAGKIADLRARYQSAVVDAENTAREKQHKKGKLTARERIEMLVDPGSFVELDEYVRHRTTAFGMDRSRPYGDSVVSGVGTIHGRTVAVYSQDFTTFGGSLGESAGEKIIKVMELALRGGMPIIGILDSGGARIQEGVVALGKYGEIFRLNTAASGVIPQISLIMGPAAGGAVYSPALTDFVIMVDKTSQMFVTGPDVIKTVTGEDVGMEELGGAHTHNTRSGVAHYLAEDEDDAIDYARSLLSFLPDNNMSDAPVYETGFEWETTDDDRTLNTVIPDSPNQPYDIHQVIAGIVDEGDFLEVQPLFAPNIVVGFGRVEGRTVGIIANQPSQMAGTLNIDAGEKASRFVRFCDAFSVPIVTLVDVPGYLPGTDQEWTGVIRRGAKLLYAYAEATVPLVTVILRKAYGGAYIVMGSKQLGADVNVAWPTAEIAVMGGQGAVNILYRGEIKRAEEAGEDVAAVRSRLASEYTYNVASPFLAAERGELDGIIEPAQTRVYIAKSLRALRGKRAELPAKKHGNIPL
- a CDS encoding acyl-CoA carboxylase subunit epsilon, whose translation is MTGPDDARDEAAREERPLRIDVRRGNPTPEELAALIAVVSESYAQEAAEAVAPEPTPESAWRRSARALRTPLRRGFGWGRFTG
- a CDS encoding 5-(carboxyamino)imidazole ribonucleotide synthase, yielding MSLRVGIVGGGQLARMMIAPAVELGIDVRVLAEEPGMSAAIAATSTGDYRDLETVRSFARDVDVITFDHEHVPQDVLRALVDEGVAVHPGPDALFYAQDKLRMRARLAELDMPQPEWAAISDAAGLQAFLDDNGGRAVVKTPRGGYDGKGVRVVRAAEEAADWLDALEPGGQLLVEELVEFTRELAQQVARRPSGAWRSYPVVETVQRDGVCAEVIAPAPRAGRRLVEVAESIGVSIAEGLGVTGMLAVELFETADDRLLVNELAMRPHNSGHWSQDGAVTGQFEQHLRAVLDLPLGDTSPRAPWSVMINILGGPVSDSLAARIPAALEAHPGAKVHTYGKAPRPGRKVGHVNLSGDDLDAVVGDARVVAAHFDD
- a CDS encoding glycosyltransferase family 2 protein, which codes for MPARVGVVIRTADRPEFLARALADVAAQTFGDRRIVVVNDGSDRTAVDAVVSASAAVDTVTVLDSRAPGGRCAAANTGVEALDTEFVVIHDDDDLWAPEFLERTVAFLDDHPNDSGVGVATAIVYEQKRAGRWVETGRVPFWADLTALRFIDLLEVNRAVPISLLYRRALHEQVGPYDESLEAVEDWEFYLRVLAVGTLGFIGGEPLAFWTQRPGASGAEGNSMFALEHLHDRDDMIVRDRELRSWVAENGAGLPLYLGAMERRIVAELRSEVESLRREQRDQRAVIRAEIDAHQPIWSRLRRLRRRMSR
- a CDS encoding biotin--[acetyl-CoA-carboxylase] ligase, producing the protein MTIPENGYPRAAAVSPRLHVVEHTDSTNAHFRRDVEADPDAHPHLSVVVTTDQRAGRGRLDRSWTAPAGTALAISVLLRVGAVPVRLRGWIPLVAGLAMSDAVAAQLHGRRVGVKWPNDVLVDGRKISGILAEVLPGEAGDVILGAGVNTTMAEVDLPVATATSFTALGASADEDRLLADFLSGLRDHIAHLAVSGADDALRERVAAACVTIGEDVVVSLPGGETLTGTAERLDEDGRLVVRTGSVESVVGAGDVVHVRGVG
- a CDS encoding PH domain-containing protein, whose translation is MTQPAASFGRPVAPALGAAAPELRVARLRPHAGPLLWPALLLIVVAGVTGYFTDNLPAPFTDVMLWSAAGLVVVLLVVLPFLRWLAHSYTITTRRVIETSGLIVRRRSELSHIRGYGIDESRGPLQRLNGTGTLTLSNGVDPSMRLRSIPAVALVHEVLADQVEVSQILAHRDSHSMPVIGSES